A window from Bos indicus isolate NIAB-ARS_2022 breed Sahiwal x Tharparkar chromosome 1, NIAB-ARS_B.indTharparkar_mat_pri_1.0, whole genome shotgun sequence encodes these proteins:
- the LOC139182209 gene encoding large ribosomal subunit protein eL21-like, whose translation MEKLDPSCTTAICQNDQHKGKTSGTCSVFSRLFRKHGVVPLATNMRLYKKHDIVDIKGMGTVHKAIPHKCYHGNTGSVYHVIQHAAAVVVNKQVKGKMPAQRMTVHMEQSKHSKSRESFQKHVKENDEKKKKVEKGTWDQLMHQAAPPRKAYFLRTDGREPELPESTPYEFMA comes from the coding sequence CAATTTGCCAAAATGACCAACATAAAGGAAAGACGAGCGGCACCTGCTCTGTGTTCTCTAGGCTTTTTAGAAAACATGGAGTTGTTCCTTTGGCCACAAACATGAGACTCTATAAGAAACATGACATTGTAGACATCAAAGGAATGGGCACTGTTCACAAAGCAATTCCCCACAAATGCTACCATGGCAACACTGGAAGCGTCTACCATGTCATCCAGCATGCTGCTGCCGTCGTTGTAAACAAACAAGTTAAGGGCAAGATGCCTGCCCAAAGAATGACTGTACACATGGAGCAAAGTAAGCACTCTAAAAGCCGGGAGAGCTTCCAGAAACATGTGAAggaaaatgatgagaaaaagaaaaaagtcgaAAAAGGTACTTGGGATCAACTGATGCACCAGGCTGCTCCACCCAGAAAGGCATACTTTCTGAGAACTGATGGGAGAGAGCCGGAGCTGCCAGAATCCACTCCCTATGAATTCATggcatga